The following coding sequences are from one Arachis hypogaea cultivar Tifrunner chromosome 7, arahy.Tifrunner.gnm2.J5K5, whole genome shotgun sequence window:
- the LOC112702571 gene encoding uncharacterized protein isoform X1 — translation MFGVVFPNRSFPIDISTFAQIDTFHWVLDMNTFVGEAYDQIREVCIFLLNGFTLPPDKALAVYVQSPGSPFVFCGAVTLARPSAVISLPWPDPGSGGQLQLTAADAQPLSAKIGVSVEDAAALPSLDVAGEQRIERVALKVGENLFNFMQSFCGVDGSKLVVPMDILDRWFKKFQERAKRDPEYLKGFALGIDC, via the exons ATGTTCGGAGTAGTTTTCCCAAACCGCAGCTTCCCCATAGACATCTCCACCTTCGCCCAAATCGATACCTTCCATTGGGTTCTCGACATGAACACTTTCGTCG GTGAGGCGTACGATCAAATTCGCGAGGTTTGCATCTTCCTTCTCAACGGCTTTACCCTTCCTCCGGACAAGGCGCTCGCCGTCTACGTCCAGTCGCCGGGATCACCGTTCGTCTTCTGCGGCGCCGTCACGCTAGCTCGCCCCTCCGCCGTGATCTCGTTGCCGTGGCCGGATCCCGGGAGCGGCGGCCAGCTGCAATTGACGGCGGCGGACGCGCAGCCTCTGTCGGCGAAGATTGGTGTTTCGGTGGAGGACGCGGCGGCGCTGCCGTCGCTGGACGTCGCCGGCGAGCAGCGGATCGAGCGCGTGGCGTTGAAGGTAGGGGAGAATCTATTCAACTTCATGCAGAGTTTTTGCGGTGTTGATGGTTCGAAGCTTGTGGTGCCGATGGATATTTTGGATCGGTGGTTCAAGAAGTTTCAGGAGAGGGCCAAGCGTGACCCTGAGTACTTGAAGGGTTTCGCTTT AGGCATAGACTGTTAA
- the LOC112702571 gene encoding uncharacterized protein isoform X2 codes for MFGVVFPNRSFPIDISTFAQIDTFHWVLDMNTFVGEAYDQIREVCIFLLNGFTLPPDKALAVYVQSPGSPFVFCGAVTLARPSAVISLPWPDPGSGGQLQLTAADAQPLSAKIGVSVEDAAALPSLDVAGEQRIERVALKVGENLFNFMQSFCGVDGSKLVVPMDILDRWFKKFQERAKRDPEYLKGFAL; via the exons ATGTTCGGAGTAGTTTTCCCAAACCGCAGCTTCCCCATAGACATCTCCACCTTCGCCCAAATCGATACCTTCCATTGGGTTCTCGACATGAACACTTTCGTCG GTGAGGCGTACGATCAAATTCGCGAGGTTTGCATCTTCCTTCTCAACGGCTTTACCCTTCCTCCGGACAAGGCGCTCGCCGTCTACGTCCAGTCGCCGGGATCACCGTTCGTCTTCTGCGGCGCCGTCACGCTAGCTCGCCCCTCCGCCGTGATCTCGTTGCCGTGGCCGGATCCCGGGAGCGGCGGCCAGCTGCAATTGACGGCGGCGGACGCGCAGCCTCTGTCGGCGAAGATTGGTGTTTCGGTGGAGGACGCGGCGGCGCTGCCGTCGCTGGACGTCGCCGGCGAGCAGCGGATCGAGCGCGTGGCGTTGAAGGTAGGGGAGAATCTATTCAACTTCATGCAGAGTTTTTGCGGTGTTGATGGTTCGAAGCTTGTGGTGCCGATGGATATTTTGGATCGGTGGTTCAAGAAGTTTCAGGAGAGGGCCAAGCGTGACCCTGAGTACTTGAAGGGTTTCGCTTTGTAA